A single window of Drosophila suzukii chromosome 3, CBGP_Dsuzu_IsoJpt1.0, whole genome shotgun sequence DNA harbors:
- the sty gene encoding protein sprouty, with translation MDRRNGGDPLAPPRPPKLLPRVHRPRAPEPTLSGVDHHPSVGATSASSSVSFATPATAIHNNNSQQQLSISAVASNNNHNNNNNTISIIPASPTDFDDYQIHHLTFLPQRPSSLSRNSSTASSTTATGISVSGSGSVSGSSSSFTRRRPPAPIPLVSTNNHNNNNNNNNFLSHFQSAEPVSNALGQPPASPVTLAQPRPESERLTNEYVDTPLQHATRSQHPAGQQDNGQTTTHHLLLLPQRNQHLHLQQHQQQQLQQQQQHNLQLQQQQQQQQHARLATTTTQATSVGSDHTDGLLHSHLQHSNTANKPPASKQPAPPPTTRLGLGLSQPIITKQPGVGTQKEHMHALEELLQQGGLGGNGGGGPLVMTGDPSQQNPIVCPRCGRCRCEQCQSPRPLPQTWVCNKTCLCSAESVIDYASCLCCAKALFYHCARDNDLDCDDGNGTPCVDNPCSCGPYKRTQRWGWLGALSIFLPCLWFYWPMRGCMKLCEKCYGRFAGRGCRCQGIGGGHGMGAGVGGGAGGIGSTSSMLPIVPLGVNGSGLGGGVSLSGGITDGGLNQSNGKAMEHGCSAARSILRKGDLTPEKRLLDSSPDY, from the coding sequence ATGGATCGCAGAAATGGCGGCGATCCCTTGGCGCCACCCCGGCCCCCGAAGTTATTACCGCGCGTGCATCGACCAAGGGCGCCGGAGCCGACGTTGAGTGGTGTCGACCATCATCCATCAGTGGGAGCCACATCTGCATCATCATCTGTATCATTTGCAACACCTGCAACAGCAATCCATAACAACAATTCACAGCAGCAACTTAGTATTAGCGCCGTCGcgagcaacaacaaccacaacaacaacaacaatacgATATCGATAATACCCGCATCGCCGACTGATTTCGACGACTATCAGATCCACCATCTGACCTTTCTGCCCCAGCGTCCCAGCAGCCTGAGCCGGAACAGCAGTACGGCCTCCTCAACGACGGCCACGGGGATTAGTGTTTCGGGATCGGGTTCGGTTTCGGGATCATCCTCGAGCTTCACGAGGCGACGACCGCCGGCACCCATACCGCTGGTCAGCAccaacaaccacaacaacaacaacaacaacaacaacttccTTAGTCATTTCCAAAGCGCTGAGCCGGTGAGCAACGCTCTGGGCCAGCCGCCCGCCTCCCCCGTCACGCTGGCGCAACCGCGACCCGAATCCGAAAGGCTAACCAACGAGTATGTGGACACGCCGCTGCAACATGCGACGCGGTCGCAGCATCCGGCTGGCCAGCAGGATAATGGCCAGACGACCACCCACcacctgttgctgctgccccAGCGGAATCAGCATTTGCACCTGcaacaacatcagcagcagcagttgcaacagcagcagcaacacaacctgcaactgcaacagcagcagcagcaacagcaacatgcGCGACTGGCGACGACGACGACGCAGGCGACGTCCGTTGGCAGCGACCACACCGATGGCTTACTACATTCGCACCTGCAACACAGCAACACCGCTAACAAACCACCCGCCTCGAAGCAGccagcaccaccacccaccactAGATTGGGTCTGGGTCTGAGCCAGCCCATCATCACCAAGCAGCCGGGAGTTGGGACGCAAAAGGAGCACATGCATGCGCTGGAGGAGCTGCTGCAACAGGGTGGCCTGGGTGGCAATGGCGGCGGCGGACCCCTGGTGATGACCGGCGATCCCAGCCAGCAGAATCCGATTGTGTGTCCACGGTGCGGCCGGTGCCGGTGCGAGCAGTGCCAGAGCCCCAGGCCGCTGCCCCAGACGTGGGTGTGCAACAAGACGTGCCTGTGCAGCGCCGAGTCGGTCATCGACTATGCCTCCTGCCTGTGCTGCGCCAAGGCCCTGTTCTACCACTGTGCCCGGGATAATGACCTGGACTGCGACGATGGCAATGGCACACCGTGCGTGGACAATCCCTGCTCCTGCGGCCCATACAAGCGTACCCAACGCTGGGGCTGGCTTGGAGCCCTGTCCATCTTCCTGCCCTGCCTGTGGTTCTATTGGCCCATGAGGGGCTGCATGAAGCTGTGCGAGAAGTGCTATGGGCGATTCGCGGGACGTGGCTGCCGGTGTCAGGGCATCGGTGGTGGACACGGCATGGGAGCGGGAGTGGGAGGAGGAGCCGGAGGCATTGGTTCCACCAGCAGCATGCTGCCCATTGTGCCGCTGGGCGTGAATGGCAGCGGGCTGGGTGGTGGAGTGAGCCTCTCCGGCGGCATCACGGATGGCGGACTCAACCAGAGCAATGGCAAGGCCATGGAGCATGGATGCAGTGCCGCCAGGAGCATCCTGCGCAAGGGTGACCTCACCCCAGAGAAGCGACTCCTGGACTCAAGTCCCGATTACTAA